Part of the Octopus bimaculoides isolate UCB-OBI-ISO-001 chromosome 21, ASM119413v2, whole genome shotgun sequence genome, aaattgatatttttagaaGTTTACTTTAGAATTAATGTTTtaactaaaattttaattttaaaaaaaagagattttCTGAAACTTGGTGCTAACAGGAACAAAAATGGATTTTCTTTGCTGCAACATTACGTTTTTCATGAGTTTATTTTGATCACAACTGTTGCGCATTGctgaaaagtgaaaaataatgagaaattaataaataaactggGAGATTCGTGACCTATTAAGGAGTTGAGGCACCACAAGATTAAACACCTTCATGTAGTGTAACGACAATAGTCGTTCTGGCCTGTGTATCATAAAACTTTACACAAGAGTCAGAAGTCACAATATATTAATTCTCTTTTTTGTGCTCGtaaagttaaaaatgaaatatttcataggCTGTTTTAACTTCGTGTGATTGCTCTCAAATGAGAATCAGAATACGTTCTGTTTATCGGTTACTCGACGTTTCATATATAACTAGTATTTTTATTGTGTACTGAAGCAAATTATGTCGCtatgtttaaatgtatgaaaAACATTGCTATTGGAAGATATAACGTCTGTCTCAAAGCCATGCCGACAGGAAGCGTTTTATTGAACCCGACGCAGCAAGgtcatgaaatatttttattaattgtcAGTATTAAAATCACATTCCAAACGTTACTTAAAGCAGTGAACTGAATCAGCCTTACTAAATACTACCAACTGCCGCTAAGCTTATTAAGATTGTTGATCAAATGCATATCGAACTGGTATGCTTTTCAAATACAGATTTGATTGTGGCCTGTTCTCTAGAAATAAAAtttgtacattttatataatatggTATATCAGGGAGACAAATGACTACATAGATCAACTCTCAAAGTGCATGAcactagaaagaaaaatatactcaAGGGCTATAGTGGAGAAAAGTGTGAAAGAAAATGTGTGCTAAACAATAAATTAGGACATCTTACCTTGCCTTTGTCGTCTGTCAAAGTAACTGTCGATGGGATGACCATTGTTCCCCATTGAGCGACAGCGGAAGATGTGATGCCGTCTTGCCCAGCACCGTGTTTTGATCCCCAAATCTAAAGATAGATATAAAAGGATTAATTATAACATCATCAAGAAAAATCAGAAATGTGATCACGAGGTTTAGTCGATCACATGGACTCCAGCTCttcacttgtactttattttataaactcgAAGTGGCAGACGGAAGTGTTGACTGCGGCAGGATTTGAAAATGCGAAGTAAAGAGCCGGAAACAAGTATCAAAGCGTATTTTCCGGATACCGTAACGATTCTGCAAAGGCAAAAAGTTTGAAAGATTAGTGAGTAGATGGTTTACGAATGCTATCAtcctcagtatgtaactggtactttatataatttgtcgacctcaaagggctgaaaggtaaagtagatattaacgggatttgaactgagaatgagAAGAGGTGGAACGAATAACATAAGGCATTGTGTTCACCACTCTAAAATGTTTGACTATAGACAGAATGATTAGCAATTGTTTTCTTGTCCGTGGATACTGCAGTGGTCAGAGAGGTGGCATCCACTTCAAATTAACTTCAAAAATATCATTTGGAAGTAACTACTAATgattttaatgtaattaatatatgcacaaattGGAAACATGTTTACTAACACAATTGGTAAGTAAATGAAtcccttcttccttctccttctctcacccCCATTTATTCTGGACGAAAATAATGGAAGGAAAATATTACAGTTAATATATCTGTAACAATACACCTGATATTACTCAACATTGTCATGCGGAATGCTGACTCCCAGCAATCGATATTCCATTCTCGCCACAGTGTCGCCATTTCTTTTATAGATTTAAATTAGTGCCTATAATATCTGATATTTAGTTAATATATGTTATAAGaataattaacattaaaaaaaataacacaaacttACCTTGACAATTTTGCCAGAACTAAACACGTTACCATCGGTAAATTTATGGGTGTAGCTCGTGCCATTTTCCAGGGTTTGGGTCAGTGTCCAGTTCTTTATGTTTGATGCGCCCTATGATTAGAAAGAGTATAtacattaaacaaaagaaaaggaatgcTGATGACAATGAATTATATGGATAGTCAATGAACCATTAGATATTACAgaggtaaaatatatttcaatgtttacgtacgtatatatgtatgttcgtatgtgtctgtatgcatgtgagcgggagagagagagagagagagagagagagagagagagagagagagagagagagagagagagagagagagagagagagagagagagagagagagagagagagagagagagagagaggtagagatgaATTAAGATTTGCTACGGTTTCTATCAAACAGCGGTGCTAAGTAGTAACTACCTTGTTACGTACACGAAACTTACAAAAATTATGTACAAAgcgaggaaagaaaaatattagtggTCGTTAAACTATTAGCTgtcaaagtgtatatatatatatataagaaaatggtaTAAAAGGGCCATCAGGAGCACTAATAAACCAACAGAAACCCATGCACACACTTACCTTTGGAAACTTAGCAAGGTCTTCAAGTTTAATGTATGTTCCATCAGTTGCTAATTCAACGATGCTCACAAACCCACTCGTCGTGCGACTCATGGTAATTTTATCTGGTGCAAAAATGTTcagagataaaaatatttattaatgtatgtatatgtgtgactctgtgtgtgtgcgcgcatgtgtgtgcacagaaacataagtttatgtgtatatgcttctatatgatttgatgcatgtatgcatacatacagatatgcattatatatacgtatatatatatacatgtatgtatgtatgtatatatatatatatatatNNNNNNNNNNNNNNNNNNNNNNNNNNNNNNNNNNNNNNNNNNNNNNNNNNNNNNNNNNNNNNNNNNNNNNNNNNNNNNNNNNNNNNNNNNNNNNNNNNNNNNNNNNNNNNNNNNNNNNNNNNNNNNNNNNNNNNNNNNNNNNNNNNNNNNNNNNNNNNNNNNNNNNNNNNNNNNNNNNNNNNNNNNNNNNNNNNNNNNNNNNNNNNNNNNNNNNNNNNNNNNNNNNNNNNNNNNNNNNNNNNNNNNNNNNNNNNNNNNNNNNNNNNNNNNNNNNNNNNNNNNNNNNNNNNNNNNNNNNNNNNNNNNNNNNNNNNNNNNNNNNNNNNNNNNNNNNNNNNNNNNNNNNNNNNNNNNNNNNNNNNNNNNNNNNNNNNNNNNNNNNNNNNNNNNNNNNNNNNNNNNNNNNNNNNNNNNNNNNNNNNNNNNNNNNNNNNNNNNNNNNNNNNNNNNNNNNNNNatatatatatatatatatacatacagggtgcggacGGTATTTGAGGACACATTTATGGCTTTAAAGAAAAtcttatataataacataaaaaggtatttttaaaaaataacataaagatAAAGCTAAATTATCAATTCAAGAATATGACACAATGACACCACTATAAGCATCGATAACTACATCTACGCGCGGTCGAAATTGTTTACAAGCTCGTGTTAAGTGGTCCTTGTTCATATCGGACATGAGTCGAACTATGgcatctttcaaagaatctttggcaCTATGGGAGTGTCCATTGACATTTTTCTCAACGATCCTCTATATATAGTAGTGCAATGGATTGAcatctggagaattaggaggccaaatgttgggGTGATGTTATCATGCAAATTGTCGGCCATCCATTCTAGTGTCAACTGAGCCTTGTATGATGGTATAGAATCTTGTTGGAAGACCTATGGCCTTCCAGTGCATACACTGTTGATCCAAGGATTAACCACTTCATTCAGAACCTCAGTATACGCAGCAACATTCACCCTAAGACCTTGTGGAAAAAAGTGAGGAGGAGtcacatgtccttcatttctCACAAAACCCTAAACTATGACACTTGCAGGAAATTTTATGTGCATTACACTTGCAGCCTCAGAAGAGCCTGCACATAGTCATCTGTTAGTTCTTCTGGTAGTTCTCTGGTCCTGGCCAAAGTTTTTCTCGTCTCAGAAAGTTTGTTCAAAAGACTGTTGGATCTGATTAAacggttttcttttgttttcttttgtttttttgtttttgttttttgttttttgttttttgtttttcttttctggcaTGAATTTACTTCACCTCATCATGTACGATttgtatctgatgtcttcatgcacATTTccgattgtcttttttttttctgacacacacgaaatttttttgcaattgacctcatttATTTTCCAGGATtgtcttcaatatttttcttaactTCTTGAATAAATTCAAGTGTCGTGATAGAATCAGATCGTTTAGAACGTTTTTACGTTTTGATGCAGGTAATAGGCTTCCATCATTTTTCTCTAATTCATACCGAATCTTGCGGACAAAAGATCTTGCAACTTTCAGAGAACGAGAAATTTTTTCATCACCATGCTTAGCCTTCAAAGCCACAACCACAGCATgctcttttcatttcattagtaAGAATAGGGCCTGCCATTGCTGATTTCTGAAAtagaagttcaataaaaaaaaaatagtcaaataaaataatgactaagAATGTATGTATCCTCAAATACCGTCCTCACcctgtatacaaatatgcatatatgtacaaatgaatatatatgcaaatatatactcacgtacatacacacatacgcacaagtgatggaaaaaaacaaatacaactcACTTGATCCTGCTAGAGCGTTCGCGAGTGCCGACTCAGCCTCAGTTTGAAATCCACCAGCAGCAGTTACAACTGATTTCATATCCTTCCTGTAAAATTAAAATATGCTTCAtgtaattacaataaatattgcaggttaatatgtaaatataatgaaaaatgttcTCCAAAAGAAAGATTGTTTAATATTCGTTACTGTTGGAAATGGTGTTCAACCTCAGTTTAGCCTAAACAGCAAAAGTCTGCGGTGACGAGGCTGATCTCGGCATTTTGTGGGTCGGTTTACATCGTTGAATATGCGTTTGTTGCATGGTAGTGTAGCAGGTGAAAGGATTTAAGTTTTGCTATTTTACTAACAAACATAGCAGACGATGTTTTCACTCCCCACTCACCGGTCGCTTGTGGTATGCGAAATTCAAAATATCAGTGTTTAATAAGTGTAAACAAATTCagtcaaattctttttttttgggggggggggttatgcgatgcgtgttattgttgttgttgttgtgtgtgtgtataattacgtATTAATGTACATATTTCCTGTGTCTAGAGTAGTTGTTAGTGGCATTGTAGTATGATCGGTAGTGTTGTTGAATAATATACTGCGCCCTTTGTTGATGATTTTTAAAGTTGTACCTCTAGGATCTTTTGAAGTGTATGAGTGTGATTTCGATTTGTTCAGAATGTGTAAATCTTTTGTGATGGTAATGGAGAGATGGGCGGGGAAAGTGTGGGTGTTGTTTGCTATGCAGTTATAACAACTAGTGTGTGGAggagaaaataatgtttgtagattttgctttgttttatattctttgccCCCACACCAATCCCATACAAATGTATTTCCACCATCCAGTTTTGCATTTAGGAATACACAATCTATTGCTTCGTGAGGTGTACACAGGATGGCGAGAATCCAAACCATATcgtatgcatttatttttcatatattctagCAGAATCGAACGGGAACAGCTGATCACTACAGATTTTGTCATCAGAAAATATCTCCTCCTTTTCTTATAGAAaccagcaaacaaattatttcctGATGAGTGACGATGCCTGCCTAGCAGACATCATTCGTGTGGTGCAAGCAAAATAACAAGATTCCAAGCAATAGGGTAATTCAATCTTCAATATGAATTATCTTATCGTTGTTGCTTTTCGCCATCTGAGAATATTTCCTCCCTTCGGAATCTAAGCGTTCTGCGTGCACCTAACGAAATATAATCAACTAATGGTCAACTAGACACCAAcgttgcaatatttgttccaccTTTTTGctgtctgaattcaaattttgccaatgTCAAATTAAAGTTTTGGGACAAATAAAATAGCACATTACTACTATCGACTCTTCTGTCTTCTTTTACATGTCCTGCTTTCTCCCTCTCTGCgtcctcctccctctcttcctttccctgtctctcccccccctctctcatcttttctctcattctttccctcGTCTGTGTTCAAATCTAAAGGATGACTTCTGCCGCGTTTGTTGTGCCTATTGTCCCATAAGTGCTCTCTGCAACTCCATCAGCAGTGAGAATCCACAGAAGGATGGAAAGATTTTTAGAATGTTATTATCTAAAGTTAACTATTTATCATTTACCTGCTCTCTTCTCCTTCAAGAAGTGCGCGATATGCTGAAATTTCCAGTTCAAGAGACAGTTTAGCATCCATCAGGTCTTGCAATTCCTTCAACATTGCTTCCAACTCCATACGCAAATTAATAATTTCGGTCCGGTAATTATCACCTTCAGTTGCACGTTTGTTTTCACTATCCTCCAACTCGGATTCTAGaagcttaatttttcttttcaaatttgctACCTATAAAGACAAGTCAAAGAGTACAATCAACATCTACGAAAAAACTATCAAAACATAATTCTTAAACGTATATTTACAGGATGTTCGGTataaatttcacaatattttaTGACTTCAGGAAatgcttgatgtattggtgaaatGTCCACGGTGTTAGAGAGCATAAAGATGAaaattgtagttgagaaaatgttAGCTGACATAGAAGACTGGacaccatctgaatattggaaaacacTTATCAGTATCATGATGCTACGCACCAGATGTCAAAATACCGACATTAAGATTGCTGCTCAATGTTATGTGAACACTGTTAAGgttgtaagatgtgacatggactgCTGCAACAGAGACTACTAAGCCGTGGCTAGCAACAAGTGACACAGTAAGCGTTCTAACTGCGTCTGCACGCCAGAACTTATCCAACAACTGCAGTAAAAGTTGACGGAAGACCAAAGTAAGGAAATTCGGGCTCTCGATGGAGATCGGTTTTGAAGCCACCACCATGAAGCAGGACCTGAATGAGCCGAGGAGAATCTAGTTCTCAGATGAAAAACACTTATGTCAGGACGAGGTGGTTTACCTACAATCCATGTAACGTCTCAAGTATCATGAAAATCAATTTTCCCAAACTGATGGTCTTTGGTTGTGTCCCCAATAAGGGTAACACTGTACGGTCGAACACCCTTTCAACATGATCTcaggcttttcttgccatcgttttatcatgatctgttgctgttccagtttttgtttggatttcagttgttttacagcttttgttgtttcttctttttcttcatagttgttatgacttctttgtatttgtcagcttccttaaagactggaaatagtttttttttttttcttcgtgttttgtagttattttgattagttttccttgcttctgaagtagatatttctgtagtcctatggcgcttattttgtaataattttctagTTGTATAAGGACTCTATCaccttcgatacgttgtatatataacctttctatgtcagatttcgGGTCTAAATCCCGTCATCATTTTTCTTGCTTTCCtgtttattttgattagttcatttaaaaatattgtaacagtaacttataactgggacagctagtGTTGACACCTATTATCTTGTTGTTTGCATTGacctctgttttcagtattaatctagctcgtctatagtattcttttcttgtcttctctctcatgtgtgtgtgtgttgtatcgtatatagttcattgattcctaagtatttgtacgtctggctttcgtctaattctcttattttatttgctttatctagtgtgatattgCTACACTTACcgagttttcctcttttcaaggttgctttggcacgtttttctaagccaaatttcaagtttatttctttggtaaatccatgtactgtctgtagtaatgtttccaactgcttatcatttgtagcgtacagttttatATCATCCGTATATAAGAGATGGccgattgttttgccgtaacagctGTATCCagatccagttctgtttagcatgtcagataaaggtgtcagtgccaagcagaaaagtgtctccctggaatattcctgtTCTAATGGGGATGgatttggtttttatgagtccctcttttgtttggagctgtagcacagTCTGCCATTTATTCGTGGAATgtttttatccttattttcattattattccttcgtaacacattGTAGATAAacatgcaccggagtctttagtcatctgtcaagccacaacaaggacctcagacagaaaatactttccttaagatgtgcgctgtgtccaataaggctgctttttgtaAGACATCAATCATGCATGGgctttccagttgccttaagaagtcttgaagtttcaatgggattgaaccaaacgctccgatcaccacttgtatcacttttacattaccctctcgcatcccatacagtcttgccatttccactttcaattcggagtacttggtgattttttcaacttctttactcacaacattcatatcATTTGCTATggttacatcaatgatctgacaatatttgtctctcttactcaatatgacaatatcccgccgacggtgttcgattacacgatccgtctgaaaatcatagtcccagagtatcgttacttttccatcctcctgtaaaactttacttggtacatgctcgtaccagttctctgttacttcatattggtgtttacggcataagagccaatgaagatacacacacgttTTATCGTGACGACGCTTGTATTCTTTtagtgcaaggctctcacatccacttaccaagtgggtcacattttccacactctttccacagagtctgcatttctgggtgtcagaagttttatagatgttatgcTTCACTGAactggtagcgagagcctggtttTGTGCAGCAATAATCAGGCTTTCGATGGTACGCTTCAAAATCCTATGGATATCaagtgcttatataaatatatccactgCTCACACCTCCTTTTaataatacacgcatacatacacacactcacgcatgctcacacacgcacacgcacacgcacgtacacacacacacacacacacacacacacacacacacacatatatatatataacatgcatgtatatatatgtgaatatataaatatattgagtgatggtttgattgattgatttatgtaATTTTCCTTACCTCAGTTTCATATTCGCTCATTTTAGCCGCCATACCGCTCTGTTCCGCACGCAAATCTTTTTTCTTACCCCCGTCTATAACATCTATTGACTTCATACC contains:
- the LOC106873800 gene encoding uncharacterized protein LOC106873800 isoform X2, with product MKSVVTAAGGFQTEAESALANALAGSNKITMSRTTSGFVSIVELATDGTYIKLEDLAKFPKGASNIKNWTLTQTLENGTSYTHKFTDGNVFSSGKIVKIWGSKHGAGQDGITSSAVAQWGTMVIPSTVTLTDDKGKQCATVVIKINS
- the LOC106873800 gene encoding uncharacterized protein LOC106873800 isoform X1, encoding MKSVVTAAGGFQTEAESALANALAGSNKITMSRTTSGFVSIVELATDGTYIKLEDLAKFPKGASNIKNWTLTQTLENGTSYTHKFTDGNVFSSGKIVKIWGSKHGAGQDGITSSAVAQWGTMVIPSTVTLTDDKGKVRCPNLLFSTHFLSHFSPL
- the LOC128250419 gene encoding 60 kDa neurofilament protein-like; protein product: MLVIIAVVKRQRYDNHSLRFISLSEIKEYEALIAKLKKQCNLQQVKESDVGNTVAALGVEYENKLQTAIADLQRRHADEIKMMKAGMKSIDVIDGGKKKDLRAEQSGMAAKMSEYETEVANLKRKIKLLESELEDSENKRATEGDNYRTEIINLRMELEAMLKELQDLMDAKLSLELEISAYRALLEGEESR